A region of Micromonospora chokoriensis DNA encodes the following proteins:
- a CDS encoding ABC transporter ATP-binding protein: MSTVTLKDVSKVFRDGTLAVDSINLDVNDGEFMVLLGPSGCGKSTVLRMIAGLEDPTHGAVMLDGELANDLPPRDRKIAMVFQDFALYPHMTVGDNIAFPLRLAGVEPEPRGERVSDVASALGIGDVLARKPGQLSGGQRQRVAMGRAIVRRPGLFLMDEPLSNLDSGLRAELRAEISGLTRELGVTTVYVTHDQAEALTMADRVAIMRRGVLQDVGTPTQVYGRPATLYVAAFLGSPRMNLLEASVYVHLDRYVTLNLGEQSLYLPWNDIRSRAVAHYHGERIVVGMRAEALTPVSPDSPGDVLRGRIRYLEHHGHESLAFLDIGATAIMVDEMGTSLDPPPVGQRGLRRFGSVMQRLTGKPVESPAPAVGDAQTSVLPDPGRHHRRPAELAVRLAPYPAVSAGHPLAVSVRMDALHFFDERGARIDVGWR, translated from the coding sequence GTGAGCACCGTCACGCTCAAGGATGTCAGCAAGGTCTTCAGGGACGGCACGCTGGCCGTCGACAGCATCAATCTCGACGTGAACGACGGCGAGTTCATGGTGCTCCTCGGGCCGTCCGGCTGCGGCAAGTCGACGGTGCTGCGGATGATCGCCGGGTTGGAGGACCCGACCCACGGCGCGGTCATGCTCGACGGGGAACTGGCGAACGACCTGCCCCCACGGGACCGCAAGATCGCCATGGTCTTCCAGGACTTCGCGCTCTACCCGCACATGACCGTCGGTGACAACATCGCCTTTCCGCTGCGGCTGGCCGGGGTCGAGCCGGAGCCGAGGGGCGAGCGGGTCAGCGACGTGGCGAGCGCCCTGGGCATCGGTGACGTGCTGGCCCGCAAGCCGGGGCAACTCTCCGGCGGCCAACGGCAGCGGGTGGCGATGGGCCGGGCGATCGTCCGGCGGCCCGGTCTGTTCCTGATGGACGAGCCGCTCTCGAATCTGGACAGCGGCCTCCGCGCCGAGCTGCGCGCGGAGATCTCGGGCCTGACCCGGGAGCTGGGCGTCACCACCGTCTACGTCACCCACGACCAGGCCGAGGCGCTCACCATGGCCGACCGGGTGGCCATCATGCGCCGTGGCGTGCTCCAGGACGTGGGCACACCCACCCAGGTGTACGGGCGGCCGGCGACGCTCTACGTGGCCGCCTTCCTGGGCAGCCCGCGGATGAACCTGTTGGAGGCGTCGGTCTACGTCCACCTCGACCGGTACGTCACGCTGAACCTCGGTGAGCAGTCGCTCTACCTGCCGTGGAACGACATCCGCAGCAGGGCGGTGGCGCACTACCACGGTGAGCGGATCGTGGTCGGTATGCGGGCCGAGGCGCTCACTCCGGTCTCCCCGGACAGCCCTGGCGACGTGCTGCGGGGGCGGATCCGCTACCTGGAGCACCACGGGCACGAGTCGTTGGCGTTCCTCGACATCGGCGCGACCGCGATCATGGTCGACGAGATGGGCACATCGCTCGACCCGCCGCCGGTCGGCCAGCGTGGTCTGCGCCGGTTCGGATCGGTGATGCAGCGGCTCACCGGCAAGCCGGTGGAGTCGCCGGCACCCGCCGTTGGTGACGCCCAGACCAGCGTGCTCCCCGACCCGGGCCGGCACCACCGTCGCCCGGCGGAGTTGGCGGTGCGGCTCGCGCCGTATCCGGCGGTCAGCGCCGGTCACCCGCTCGCCGTCTCGGTCCGGATGGACGCGCTGCACTTCTTCGACGAGCGCGGCGCCCGGATCGACGTGGGTTGGCGCTGA
- a CDS encoding bifunctional glycosyltransferase/CDP-glycerol:glycerophosphate glycerophosphotransferase: MTLISFVVPAFRVQGYLRECLDSVLGQPETDIEVIAVDDCSPDAGGDIIDEYAARDRRVRSVRLPENVGLGPARNIGLDRAAGEYVWFLDGDDWLTPECLTEVAERLRATRPDVLLVDHVRTHWNDTATRSAMAEVFPESPGPETFRLRDRPEAMHLLHTAWNRLVRREFLVDLGLRFAPGWYEDVSFSYPVLMAAQRIGVLDRVCVNYRQRRAGAITRTRGDRHFEVFPQWHRVFHLMDEWGPATDALRPAVFERMIWHYLTVLGNGQRIAPELRQTFFAQITADYDRWLPPGGYPVPGGVEGLKHRLVASGRWRTFSALRTAGRARDVARRQARTARRRVGPVARRGARLTRDGLLREYYRAELRRPVDPTLAVYAAYWYRGYSCNPAAIYEVARRLAPGVRGVWIVRRDRVDTVPAGVEYVVAGTPAYYRVLARARWLVNNVNFPDFVRKRPEQVHVQTHHGTPVKVMGLDQQRYPIGAGRMDFAGLLRRVDRWDYSVSANSFSTQMWDRAYPATYTTLEVGYPRNDRLVTAGPDEVRRLRAEFGVGPDEQVVLYAPTHREHLPGYRPPFDPDRFVRALGDSGRLLMRSHYFHDRERRPGRPADWERVRDVSGHQRVEDLYLVADVLVTDYSSAMFDYAVLDRPIVLYAPDWEAYRLARGVYFDVTAEPPGAVATTFAELVDVFRSGEVRSDAASKAREHFRSRFCTLDDGHAAERVVRQVFLGEPSGRSSPC, from the coding sequence ATGACCCTGATCAGCTTCGTGGTGCCGGCCTTCCGCGTGCAGGGATACCTGCGTGAGTGCCTGGACTCCGTCCTCGGCCAGCCGGAGACGGACATCGAGGTGATCGCCGTCGACGACTGCTCGCCGGACGCCGGCGGCGACATCATCGACGAGTACGCGGCCCGCGACCGGCGGGTCCGTTCGGTTCGGCTGCCGGAGAACGTCGGCCTCGGTCCGGCCCGCAACATCGGGTTGGACCGGGCCGCCGGCGAGTACGTGTGGTTCCTCGACGGCGACGACTGGCTGACCCCGGAGTGTCTGACTGAGGTCGCCGAGCGGTTGCGGGCGACCCGCCCGGACGTGCTGCTCGTCGACCACGTGCGCACCCACTGGAACGACACCGCCACCCGTAGCGCGATGGCCGAGGTGTTCCCGGAGTCGCCCGGCCCGGAGACCTTCCGGCTGCGGGACCGGCCGGAGGCGATGCACCTGCTGCACACCGCGTGGAACCGCCTGGTGCGCCGGGAGTTCCTGGTCGACCTGGGCCTGCGTTTCGCCCCCGGCTGGTACGAGGACGTCTCGTTCAGCTATCCGGTGCTGATGGCGGCGCAGCGGATCGGCGTACTCGACCGGGTGTGCGTCAACTACCGGCAACGCCGCGCCGGCGCGATCACCCGGACCCGCGGTGACCGCCATTTCGAGGTCTTCCCACAGTGGCATCGGGTCTTCCACCTGATGGACGAGTGGGGGCCGGCGACGGACGCCCTGCGGCCGGCGGTCTTCGAGCGGATGATCTGGCACTACCTGACGGTGCTCGGCAACGGTCAGCGGATCGCCCCGGAGCTGCGGCAGACGTTCTTCGCGCAGATCACCGCCGACTACGATCGGTGGCTGCCGCCCGGCGGCTATCCGGTGCCGGGCGGGGTGGAGGGGCTCAAGCACCGGCTGGTCGCCTCCGGCCGTTGGCGCACGTTCAGCGCGTTGCGGACCGCCGGCCGGGCCCGCGACGTCGCCCGCAGGCAGGCCCGAACCGCCCGCCGGCGGGTCGGCCCGGTCGCGCGGCGCGGCGCCCGGCTGACCCGCGACGGGCTGCTGCGTGAGTACTACCGGGCCGAGTTGCGTCGGCCGGTCGACCCGACGCTCGCGGTGTACGCCGCGTACTGGTACCGCGGATACTCCTGCAACCCGGCGGCGATCTACGAGGTCGCCCGCCGGTTGGCGCCCGGGGTGCGCGGGGTGTGGATCGTGCGCCGGGACCGGGTGGATACCGTGCCGGCCGGGGTGGAGTACGTGGTTGCCGGCACCCCGGCGTACTACCGGGTGCTCGCCCGCGCCCGGTGGCTGGTCAACAACGTCAACTTCCCGGATTTCGTGCGCAAGCGGCCCGAGCAGGTGCACGTGCAGACCCACCACGGCACCCCGGTCAAGGTGATGGGCCTGGACCAGCAGCGCTACCCGATCGGCGCGGGCCGGATGGACTTCGCCGGGCTGCTGCGCCGGGTGGACCGGTGGGACTACAGCGTCAGCGCGAACAGCTTCTCCACGCAGATGTGGGACCGGGCGTACCCGGCCACGTACACGACGTTGGAGGTGGGCTACCCCCGCAACGACCGCCTGGTCACGGCCGGCCCGGACGAGGTGCGCCGACTGCGCGCCGAGTTCGGCGTCGGGCCCGACGAGCAGGTCGTGCTGTACGCCCCGACGCACCGTGAACACCTCCCCGGCTACCGGCCGCCGTTCGACCCGGACCGGTTCGTGCGGGCGTTGGGTGACTCCGGTCGGCTGCTGATGCGCAGCCACTACTTCCACGATCGGGAGCGGCGTCCCGGTCGGCCGGCGGACTGGGAACGGGTTCGCGACGTCAGCGGTCATCAGCGGGTGGAGGACCTCTATCTGGTCGCCGACGTGTTGGTGACCGACTATTCGTCGGCGATGTTCGACTACGCGGTTCTCGACCGGCCGATCGTGCTCTACGCCCCGGACTGGGAGGCGTACCGGTTGGCTCGGGGGGTCTACTTCGACGTGACGGCCGAGCCGCCCGGCGCGGTGGCCACCACCTTCGCTGAGCTGGTCGATGTGTTCCGCAGCGGCGAGGTGCGCTCGGACGCCGCGAGTAAGGCCCGCGAACATTTCCGAAGCCGGTTCTGCACGTTGGACGACGGGCACGCGGCGGAACGGGTGGTGCGTCAGGTTTTCCTGGGGGAGCCGAGCGGGCGCTCTTCGCCCTGTTGA
- a CDS encoding DUF5941 domain-containing protein, producing the protein MTLAIVLAAGSSAAGLTTATGEPLADRLAAQLRRAGADDVRFAATLDEVTTLVAGATAPVLVTGADLVAHTAVLRHLATSPVGPTVALVLGDPPVPGRAAVREERGQVVDAGALDALDGDATGVFGGALRVGVDDLPTLAAAARAAAGAPGSAVDRLFAGLAALGSLIFAQRVRLLVARRVESADELTAAEAAVTAVDEDRAELRLSVKEKDDFFSTYFVSTWSPYLVRLAARLRLTPTGVTVISVLFALAAAVLFGIGGRPALVGGAVLLYLGFVLDCVDGQLARYTRNFSAWGGWLDTMADRAKEYLVYAGLGFGVSHAGLGNGWALAIAAMTLQTVRHMTDTWYGVLHDEAARRPRTATGAGGGIGDRLNAASTRVQADTGSLSYWLKRTVVFPIGERWALIALTVALFNPLVSLIAVLVWGVLAFAYTGALRTLRARWMWVPVLDTVDATLHRDDGPLARLLPVFRPMGPLTLAVTAALGPAVLLVAALLTDTPDGLRWAVPVALLVLLVGGLGAGAAHNGPLDWLVPAALRAAEYLFAIAVGVVGGVPGWLIFGYVFVLTVHHYDLTARLEKRQAAPPLHAATLGWEVRSALLALTAIVGVAGSGLATLGAYLLVVFVVSVVLAWFVRPARSARASVTPVGAGGAAPH; encoded by the coding sequence GTGACGCTCGCGATCGTGCTCGCCGCCGGGTCGTCGGCGGCGGGCCTGACCACTGCGACCGGGGAGCCGCTGGCCGACCGCCTGGCCGCCCAGTTGCGCCGGGCCGGGGCGGACGACGTGCGCTTCGCGGCCACCCTCGACGAGGTGACCACGCTGGTCGCCGGTGCCACCGCCCCGGTGCTGGTCACCGGCGCCGACCTGGTGGCGCACACCGCCGTACTGCGGCACCTGGCCACCAGCCCGGTGGGGCCCACAGTGGCGCTGGTGCTCGGCGACCCACCGGTCCCCGGGCGGGCGGCCGTGCGGGAGGAACGCGGCCAGGTGGTCGACGCCGGCGCGCTGGACGCCCTCGACGGGGACGCCACCGGCGTGTTCGGCGGCGCGCTGCGCGTCGGCGTGGACGACCTGCCGACCCTCGCCGCCGCCGCCCGGGCCGCGGCGGGTGCCCCCGGGTCCGCCGTGGACCGGCTCTTCGCGGGCCTCGCGGCGCTCGGCAGCCTGATCTTCGCCCAGCGGGTACGCCTGCTCGTCGCCCGCCGGGTCGAGAGCGCCGACGAGCTGACCGCTGCCGAGGCGGCGGTGACGGCGGTGGACGAGGACCGGGCCGAGCTGCGGCTGTCGGTGAAGGAGAAGGACGACTTCTTCTCCACCTACTTCGTCAGCACCTGGTCGCCGTACCTGGTCCGGTTGGCGGCCCGGCTGCGGCTCACCCCGACCGGGGTGACGGTGATCTCGGTGCTGTTCGCGTTGGCCGCGGCGGTGTTGTTCGGGATCGGTGGGCGGCCCGCGCTGGTCGGTGGCGCGGTGCTGCTCTACCTCGGGTTCGTGCTGGACTGCGTGGACGGCCAGTTGGCCCGCTACACCCGGAACTTCAGCGCCTGGGGTGGCTGGCTGGACACGATGGCGGACCGGGCCAAGGAGTACCTGGTCTACGCCGGGCTCGGGTTCGGGGTCAGCCACGCCGGGTTGGGCAACGGCTGGGCCCTCGCCATCGCCGCGATGACCCTGCAGACCGTCCGGCACATGACCGACACCTGGTACGGGGTGTTGCACGACGAGGCGGCCCGCCGACCTCGTACGGCGACGGGTGCCGGCGGCGGGATCGGTGACCGGCTCAACGCGGCATCGACGAGGGTGCAGGCGGACACCGGCTCGCTGTCGTACTGGCTGAAGCGGACCGTGGTCTTCCCGATCGGCGAGCGGTGGGCGCTGATCGCGCTGACCGTGGCCCTGTTCAACCCGCTGGTCAGCCTGATCGCGGTGCTGGTGTGGGGGGTTCTGGCGTTCGCGTACACCGGGGCGCTGCGCACGTTGCGGGCCCGCTGGATGTGGGTGCCGGTGCTGGACACTGTCGACGCCACCCTGCACCGCGACGACGGCCCGTTGGCCCGCCTGCTGCCGGTGTTCCGCCCGATGGGGCCGCTCACCCTCGCGGTGACCGCCGCGCTCGGCCCGGCGGTGCTGCTGGTCGCGGCGCTGCTGACGGACACGCCGGACGGGCTGCGCTGGGCGGTGCCGGTGGCGCTGCTGGTGCTACTGGTCGGTGGTCTGGGTGCGGGGGCCGCGCACAACGGTCCGCTGGACTGGCTGGTCCCCGCCGCGTTGCGGGCCGCTGAGTACCTGTTCGCCATCGCGGTCGGGGTGGTCGGCGGAGTGCCGGGTTGGCTGATCTTCGGGTACGTCTTCGTGCTCACCGTGCACCACTACGACCTGACCGCCCGGTTGGAGAAGCGGCAGGCGGCACCGCCGTTGCACGCGGCCACGCTGGGCTGGGAGGTGCGCTCGGCACTGCTGGCCCTGACGGCGATTGTCGGCGTGGCGGGTAGCGGTCTAGCTACACTCGGTGCGTACCTTCTCGTGGTTTTCGTGGTGAGCGTCGTCCTGGCCTGGTTCGTGCGACCGGCCCGTAGCGCGCGGGCGTCGGTTACGCCGGTGGGCGCTGGAGGTGCCGCGCCGCACTGA
- a CDS encoding ABC transporter ATP-binding protein: protein MAAPIIEADGLGIRFVRNRRRQLRLRELFIHRGKRGALPGQFWPLRDVSFTVAPGETVGVIGRNGTGKSTLLRLIAGVLIPDEGDIRVHGAVAPLLELSAGFSNDLTGRENLHLVGGLHGLSTGYLKRHFDEIVEFAGEQVERAIDTSVRHYSSGMKVRLGFAIISHLPHPILLMDEVTAVGDAEFRKKCYATIDRLLGEGRTLVLVSHNEKDLTRFCRRGLYLDAGRLTLDGTIAEALDAYHAAVQR, encoded by the coding sequence GTGGCCGCCCCGATCATCGAGGCCGACGGGCTGGGTATCCGGTTCGTCCGTAACCGTCGCCGTCAGCTGCGGCTGCGGGAGTTGTTCATCCATCGCGGGAAGCGTGGCGCGCTGCCCGGCCAGTTCTGGCCGCTGCGGGACGTGTCGTTCACCGTCGCGCCCGGCGAGACCGTCGGGGTGATCGGCCGCAACGGCACCGGCAAGAGCACCCTGCTGCGGCTGATCGCCGGTGTGCTCATCCCGGACGAGGGCGACATCCGGGTGCACGGCGCGGTGGCGCCGTTGCTGGAGTTGTCCGCCGGTTTCTCCAACGACCTGACCGGGCGGGAGAACCTGCACCTGGTCGGTGGGCTGCACGGGCTGTCGACGGGCTACCTGAAGCGGCACTTCGACGAGATCGTCGAGTTCGCCGGTGAGCAGGTGGAACGGGCCATCGACACGTCGGTGCGGCACTACTCGTCGGGCATGAAGGTGCGGCTCGGTTTCGCGATCATCTCGCACCTGCCGCACCCGATCCTGCTGATGGACGAGGTGACCGCGGTCGGCGACGCGGAGTTCCGCAAGAAGTGTTACGCGACGATTGATCGTCTGCTCGGGGAGGGGCGCACGCTCGTGTTGGTGTCACACAACGAAAAGGACCTGACCCGGTTCTGTCGTCGGGGGTTGTACCTCGACGCGGGCCGGTTGACGCTCGACGGCACCATCGCCGAGGCGCTCGACGCGTACCACGCCGCGGTCCAGCGGTGA
- a CDS encoding ABC transporter permease has translation MTSGVAALWSHRNSLRILVRRDLAVKYQQSVLGYFWSLIEPLGMGAIYWFVFGVLYSRDTGRHLGEAAESYPLFLITGIFAWMWTSSALSEATNALTGQSRLITTMNVPRQVFPIGRVTGRFAEYAAGLPILIAIAVIYAAHGRIHPGWSLLSLPLAVLVQAVLLTGLALLLSAWNVLMRDVERLMRLIIRVLFYATPIIYPLSLVRESSLPDWLKVVYELNPLVGIFQLHHAIWYPDEFPDARLLATTVGGSLLVLTAGWWSFRRLEPAVLKEL, from the coding sequence GTGACCTCTGGCGTCGCGGCCCTGTGGTCGCACCGCAACTCGCTGCGCATCCTGGTCAGACGGGACCTGGCGGTCAAGTACCAGCAGTCGGTGCTGGGCTACTTCTGGTCGTTGATCGAGCCGCTCGGCATGGGCGCGATCTACTGGTTCGTGTTCGGGGTGCTGTACTCCCGCGACACCGGGCGGCACCTCGGCGAGGCCGCCGAGTCGTACCCGTTGTTCCTGATCACCGGGATCTTCGCGTGGATGTGGACCAGTTCCGCGCTCAGTGAGGCGACCAACGCGCTGACCGGCCAGTCCCGGCTGATCACCACGATGAACGTGCCGCGTCAGGTCTTCCCGATCGGTCGGGTTACCGGCCGGTTCGCCGAGTACGCGGCCGGCCTGCCGATCCTGATCGCCATCGCGGTGATCTACGCGGCGCACGGTCGGATCCATCCCGGTTGGTCGTTGCTCTCCCTCCCGCTGGCGGTGCTGGTCCAGGCCGTCCTGCTGACCGGGCTGGCCCTGCTGCTGTCCGCGTGGAACGTGCTGATGCGCGACGTCGAGCGGTTGATGCGGTTGATCATTCGGGTGCTCTTCTACGCCACGCCGATCATCTATCCGCTCAGCCTGGTCCGGGAGTCCAGCCTGCCCGACTGGTTGAAGGTGGTGTACGAGCTGAACCCGCTGGTCGGGATCTTCCAACTGCACCACGCGATCTGGTACCCGGACGAGTTTCCCGACGCCCGGCTGCTCGCCACCACCGTCGGTGGCAGCCTGCTGGTGCTGACCGCGGGCTGGTGGTCGTTCCGCCGGTTGGAGCCCGCCGTGCTCAAGGAACTCTGA
- a CDS encoding L-serine ammonia-lyase has translation MISVFDLFSVGIGPSSSHTVGPMRAARTFVGGLKADGLLSDVARVQAELFGSLGATGHGHGSGPAVLLGLAGESPETVDTDTVAPRVERIRAERRISILGAHEIDFDPDRDLTLHRRRSLPYHPNGMTFAAFDAAGEEVRTRTYYSVGGGFVVDEEAAGADRIKPDSTQVRYPFLTGAQLLDVTSRTGLSISEVMLANERSWRSEADIRAGLLEIWRVMRECVQRGCERDGVLPGGLKVRRRAAELRRGLEADAGTADPLHAMDWVTLFALAVNEENAAGGRVVTAPTNGAAGIIPAVLHYYSRFVENADDDGVVRFLLTAGAIGVLFKENASISGAEVGCQGEVGSACSMAAAGLAEALGGTPEQVENAAEIGMEHNLGLTCDPVGGLVQIPCIERNAVASIKAITAARLALRGDGVHKVSLDKVIKTMRETGADMKIKYKETARGGLAVNVIEC, from the coding sequence ATGATCAGTGTTTTCGACCTCTTCAGCGTCGGTATCGGGCCGTCCAGTTCGCACACGGTGGGGCCGATGCGGGCGGCACGTACGTTCGTCGGCGGGCTGAAGGCCGACGGGTTGCTCAGTGACGTCGCGCGGGTGCAGGCCGAGTTGTTCGGGTCGCTGGGGGCCACCGGGCACGGTCACGGCAGCGGTCCGGCGGTGCTGCTCGGGTTGGCCGGGGAGTCGCCGGAGACTGTCGACACCGACACCGTCGCTCCTCGGGTCGAGCGGATCCGGGCCGAGCGGCGGATCAGCATCCTCGGCGCGCACGAGATCGACTTCGACCCGGACCGGGATCTGACGCTGCACCGGCGCCGGTCGCTGCCGTACCACCCGAACGGGATGACCTTCGCGGCCTTCGACGCGGCCGGTGAGGAGGTCAGGACCCGCACCTACTACTCCGTCGGTGGCGGTTTCGTGGTGGACGAAGAGGCGGCGGGCGCGGACCGGATCAAGCCGGACAGCACGCAGGTGCGGTACCCGTTCCTGACCGGGGCGCAGCTCCTCGACGTCACGTCCCGCACCGGCCTGTCGATCAGCGAGGTGATGCTGGCCAACGAGCGTTCCTGGCGCAGCGAGGCGGACATCCGGGCGGGCCTGTTGGAGATCTGGCGGGTGATGCGGGAGTGCGTGCAGCGCGGTTGCGAGCGCGACGGCGTACTCCCCGGGGGGTTGAAGGTTCGGCGGCGCGCGGCGGAGCTGCGGCGCGGCCTGGAGGCGGACGCCGGGACCGCCGACCCGTTGCACGCGATGGACTGGGTGACGCTGTTCGCGCTCGCGGTCAACGAGGAGAACGCGGCAGGCGGCCGGGTGGTCACCGCGCCGACGAACGGCGCGGCCGGGATCATCCCGGCGGTGCTGCACTACTACAGCCGCTTCGTGGAGAACGCCGATGACGACGGCGTGGTGCGGTTCCTGCTGACGGCCGGCGCGATCGGCGTGTTGTTCAAGGAGAACGCCTCGATCTCCGGCGCGGAGGTCGGCTGTCAGGGTGAGGTCGGTTCGGCGTGTTCGATGGCGGCGGCAGGGCTGGCCGAGGCGCTCGGCGGCACGCCGGAGCAGGTGGAGAACGCGGCCGAGATCGGGATGGAGCACAACCTCGGGTTGACCTGTGACCCGGTGGGTGGCCTGGTGCAGATTCCCTGCATCGAGCGGAACGCGGTGGCTAGCATCAAGGCGATCACGGCCGCCCGGCTGGCGCTGCGCGGCGACGGTGTGCACAAGGTGTCGCTGGACAAGGTCATCAAGACCATGCGGGAGACGGGCGCCGACATGAAGATCAAGTACAAGGAGACGGCGCGTGGCGGCCTGGCCGTCAACGTGATCGAGTGCTGA
- a CDS encoding PspC domain-containing protein: MSRKLVRPREGRMIAGVCAGLGRRFGMSAGMVRLLFLLSLLLPGTQVIVYLILWVLMPNEDRYLASTGH; this comes from the coding sequence ATGAGTCGCAAACTGGTCCGGCCCCGCGAGGGGCGCATGATCGCCGGTGTCTGCGCCGGCCTCGGACGGCGGTTCGGCATGTCGGCCGGAATGGTCCGGCTGCTGTTCCTGCTGTCGCTGCTGCTGCCCGGCACGCAGGTGATCGTCTACCTGATCCTGTGGGTGCTGATGCCGAACGAGGACCGCTACCTCGCCTCCACCGGCCACTGA
- a CDS encoding DUF4230 domain-containing protein — MARDAGTNEPTREFPGYPTGDNLKERSAATPEPTSDTPGDGSGGFGGPGSPEPGGGGGAARGLLLLLGAAALAVVVLLGIQATGFLPEFRNPFAKEQTDRSQPPLLKSIQDLSRYVAAEGNFQVVVDTQNDRRNVPDFLLNERTLFVGAGSVEAYVDFTKIGDGAIVQSADGKSVEIKLPAPQLGETNLDMDKSYVFAEQRGLLNRLGDLVGNDPNRQQQVYKLAEERITAAARDSGLSARAEENTRKMLEGLLRSLGYQQITVTYIAP, encoded by the coding sequence ATGGCCCGCGACGCTGGCACCAACGAGCCCACGAGGGAGTTCCCCGGTTACCCGACCGGTGACAACCTCAAGGAGCGGTCGGCCGCGACACCCGAGCCGACCAGTGACACACCGGGCGACGGCTCCGGAGGCTTCGGTGGCCCCGGCAGCCCGGAGCCTGGCGGCGGTGGTGGGGCGGCCCGAGGCCTGCTCCTGCTGCTCGGCGCCGCGGCGCTGGCCGTGGTGGTGCTGCTCGGCATCCAGGCGACCGGTTTCCTGCCGGAGTTCCGCAACCCGTTCGCCAAGGAGCAGACCGACCGCAGCCAGCCACCGCTGCTGAAGTCGATCCAGGACCTCAGCCGCTACGTCGCCGCCGAGGGCAACTTCCAGGTGGTGGTCGACACCCAGAACGACCGGCGCAACGTCCCCGACTTCCTGCTCAACGAGCGCACCCTGTTCGTCGGGGCCGGCAGCGTCGAGGCGTACGTCGACTTCACCAAGATCGGTGACGGCGCCATCGTCCAGTCGGCCGACGGCAAGTCCGTCGAGATCAAACTGCCGGCGCCGCAGCTCGGCGAGACCAACCTCGACATGGACAAGAGCTACGTCTTCGCGGAGCAGCGCGGTCTGCTCAACCGGCTCGGTGACCTGGTCGGCAACGACCCCAACCGGCAGCAGCAGGTCTACAAGCTCGCCGAGGAGCGGATCACCGCCGCCGCCCGCGACAGCGGTCTCTCCGCCCGGGCCGAGGAGAACACCCGCAAGATGCTGGAGGGGCTGCTCCGCTCCCTCGGCTACCAGCAGATCACGGTCACCTACATCGCTCCCTGA
- a CDS encoding acyl-CoA dehydrogenase family protein has translation MTAPLDLLDLDPSLSEEERQIRDVVRQLVDDRVRPHVADWYEQGQVPARELAREFGKLGLLGMHLTGYGCAGASAVAYGLACQELEAGDSGLRSLVSVQGSLAMYAIWRYGSEEQKQRWLPSMATGEAIGCFGLTEPDHGSDPASMTTRARRDGDDWVLTGAKMWITNAPIADVAVIWARTDEGVRGFAVPMDTPGVTAREIRRKMSLRASVTGEIALDDVRLPADARLPEATGLKAPLSCLTEARYGIVWGAVGAARDCLETTLAYAGTRTQFGRPLAGFQLTQAKLADMAVELVKAQLLALHLGRLADAHRLRPDQVSVGKLNNVREALAIARQCRTILGANGVSGEYPIMRHANNLESVLTYEGTSEIHQLVVGQRLTGLSAFA, from the coding sequence ATGACCGCTCCGCTGGACCTGCTCGACCTGGACCCGTCGCTCAGCGAGGAAGAGCGGCAGATCCGCGACGTCGTCCGCCAGCTCGTCGACGACCGGGTGCGCCCGCACGTCGCCGACTGGTACGAGCAGGGCCAGGTGCCGGCCCGCGAACTGGCCCGGGAGTTCGGCAAACTCGGCCTGCTCGGCATGCACCTCACCGGCTACGGCTGCGCCGGCGCCTCCGCCGTCGCGTACGGGCTGGCCTGCCAGGAACTGGAGGCCGGCGACTCCGGCCTCCGCTCGCTGGTCTCGGTGCAGGGTTCGCTCGCCATGTACGCCATCTGGCGCTACGGCAGCGAGGAGCAGAAGCAACGCTGGCTGCCGTCGATGGCCACCGGTGAGGCGATCGGCTGTTTCGGTCTGACCGAGCCGGACCACGGCTCCGACCCCGCCTCGATGACCACCCGGGCCCGCCGCGACGGCGACGACTGGGTGCTCACCGGTGCCAAGATGTGGATCACCAACGCGCCGATCGCCGACGTCGCGGTGATCTGGGCGCGCACCGACGAAGGGGTGCGCGGTTTCGCCGTACCCATGGACACGCCCGGTGTCACGGCCCGGGAGATCCGCCGGAAGATGTCGCTGCGCGCGTCGGTCACCGGCGAGATCGCGCTCGACGACGTCCGGCTCCCGGCGGACGCCCGCCTGCCCGAGGCGACCGGGCTCAAGGCGCCGCTGAGCTGCCTCACCGAGGCCCGGTACGGCATCGTCTGGGGCGCTGTCGGCGCCGCCCGTGACTGTCTGGAAACCACACTGGCGTACGCGGGCACCCGCACCCAGTTCGGTCGTCCGCTCGCCGGGTTCCAGCTCACCCAGGCCAAGCTCGCCGACATGGCCGTCGAGCTGGTGAAGGCGCAACTGCTCGCGCTGCACCTGGGTCGGCTCGCCGACGCCCACCGGCTGCGGCCCGACCAGGTCAGCGTGGGCAAGTTGAACAACGTCCGGGAGGCCCTGGCCATCGCGCGACAGTGCCGCACCATCCTCGGCGCCAACGGTGTCTCCGGCGAATACCCGATCATGCGGCACGCCAACAACCTGGAGAGCGTGCTGACGTACGAGGGCACCTCCGAGATCCACCAACTGGTCGTGGGGCAGCGGCTCACCGGGCTCTCCGCGTTCGCCTGA